The stretch of DNA CCGATGTGTGGAGGCTCCTGGGCAATGGCCTGGGCGCCACCCTCAGTGCCGCGGCCCTTGCCGCCGTCATCGCCTTCCCGCTGGGACTCGCGCTCTGCCTCCTGCGCATCGCGGACTCGCCCATCATCCGTATTCCGGTCCGGGTAGTCCTGGAGTTCCTGCGCGGCATGCCCGTGGTCCTGATGATGCTGTTTGTCCTCCTGGGCTTCGGCACTTCACCTTTCATCGCCGTTGTCACAGGCCTGGTGCTCTACAACGCGGCTGTCTTCGCGGAGATCATCCGTGCCGGCATCTCATCCCTGCCCAAGGGCCAGCGGGAAGCCGGCCTGGCCATCGGCCTGACCAGCTACCGCTCACGCATGCTGATCGAACTGCCGCAGGCTATCCGCCGCATGATGCCTTCACTCGTGGCACAGATGGTGGTGCTCCTGAAGGACACCTCGCTGGGCTATATCGTGGCCTACGGTGAGCTGCTGCGCGCTGTGCAGGTTATGGCGGACTTCCTGGGCAACGCATTCCTGTTCCCCGTGTTCTTCGTCGCCGCAGCGATTTACATCGCCATCAATATCCTCGTCTCACGGCTCGCTGTGTGGATCGAGCGGCGCGGTTCCAAGAAGGCAGCCGGCGGCACTGCTAAAGCTGAGCCGGCTGCGGTGGAAGCAGGGGCTCCCTAGTCCCGCGCTAGAACTATTCCAACAGGTGTGGCCCGGATCTGATGATCCGGGCCACACCTGTTTATATCCGGCTCCGCCGGGGACGCAGTCCTTGGGTCAGCCCTGAAGCCAGTTCCGCAATGCCCGGAGGCACTCACGGATGGCTTCCGCATCCACGTGTTCGTTGTCCTTGTGGGCCAACAGCGGATCACCAGGGCCGAAGTTCACTGCGGGGATCCCCAGTTCGCTGAACCGCGCGACGTCGGTCCAGCCATATTTGGGCTTGGGTTCGGCTCCCACGGCGGCCACGAAGGAGGCTGCAGCGGGGTGGTTCAGTCCCGGGCGGGCACCGGCAGCGGCATCGATACGGACCACCTCGAAGCCCTCGAGAAGGTTCCGGACAACGGCCTCGGCCTCATCGGGCGACTTGTCCGGCGCAAAGCGGTAGTTAATCTCCACCACGCAACGGTCCGGAATGACGTTGCCGGCCGTTCCGCCGTTGATCTTCACCGCGTTCAGGCTCTCGCGGTAATCGAGTCCGTCAACGTTGACGGTCTGCGGTTCGTAGGCGGCCAGCCGGGCCAGGATCGGGGCCGCCGCGTGGATGGCATTGCTGCCCATCCACGCCCGCGCCGAATGGGCAGCCTCCCCGACAGTGGTGGCCTCGAAACGGCTGGTGCCGTTGCAGCCGCCTTCCACGGTGCCGTGGGTCGGTTCCAGCAGGATGGCGAAGTCGCCGTCCAGCAGGTGGCCGTGGTTACGGACCAGGCGCCCCAGCCCGCTCTTGACGGCCTCGACTTCCTCGTGGTCGTAAAAGACGAAGGTGACATCGCGCTGTGGCTGGGCGCCGTCGTCGAACATGGTGGCAGCGAGGGCCAGCTGGACCGCGACCCCGCCCTTCATGTCCGTGGCACCGCGTCCGTACAGCACGCCTTCCCCCGGCACTCCGGATTCCCAGGTGGACGGCACCGTGCCCTTCGACCCCTCCGTCAGCGGCAACGGAACGGTATCGAGGTGCCCGGCGAGGATGACGCGTTCGGCCTTCCCCAGCTCCGTGCGGGCAATGATGGAATCGCCATCCCGGACAACCGTCAGCTGGGGAATGACCGCCAGGGCTGCTTCCACGGCGTCGGCGAGTTCCTTCTCTTTGCCGGACACGCTGTTGATGTCCATCACGGCTGCGGTCAGCAGCGCGACGTCCTGGCGGAGGTCAAGTGCGGATACGGATGAGTGGGGGGTGGGTTCGGCAGTCACGAAGCCAGTCTAGTTCGAACCCTGGGGCCACCCCTCGATAGACTGGACCACATGACTGAGACCGCTTCCTCCGCCGTGCCCGAAACCCTGAACGACACCACTGACAGCCGCTCCGCCCACGGCTTTGGCGTTGCCACCATCGCTCGCGCCAGCAGCGATGGTTCAGCCGAAGCAACTGTCCTGGACGTCTGGTTCCCGGCACCGTCGCTGGGAGTTGCCGCAGACAACCTCCGCTCCGTGGAACACGCCGATCCGGTGCTGACCCAGATCGCGGAAAGCGGTGCCGACGAGGACCGGGGCACCGAGCAGAAGGTGGTCTTCGTCCAGATCAACCTCGACGAGGCACCGGCGGACACCGCAGACGCCTACCTCCGCCTGCACCTGCTCTCGCACCGCCTGGTCCGCCCCAACTCCATCAACCTGGACGGAATCTTCGGCAAGCTCCCCAACGTGGTGTGGACCAACTTCGGCCCCGCCGCCGTCGAAGGCTTCGAACTCACCCGCGCCCGCCTCCGCCGCCGCGGCGCCGTCACCGTCTACGGCGTGGACAAGTTCCCCCGCATGGTGGACTACGTAGTGCCCGCCGGGGTCCGGATCGCCGACGCCGACCGCGTCCGCCTCGGCGCCCACCTGGCCGCCGGTACCACCGTCATGCACGAAGGCTTTGTGAACTTCAACGCCGGAACCCTGGGCACATCCATGGTTGAGGGCCGCATCTCCGCGGGCGTGGTCACCGGAGACGGCAGCGACGTCGGCGGCGGAGCTTCGATCATGGGCACCCTCTCGGGCGGCGGCAAGGAGAAAATCACCATCGGCGAGCGGGTCCTGCTCGGAGCGAACTCCGGCGTTGGCATCAGCATTGGCGACGACTCCGTTGTTGAAGCCGGACTGTACGTAACGGCCGGCACCCGCGTCCGCGTCCCCGGACCCAAGGACGAGGTAGGCGAAGACACCACGAAGATCGTCAAGGCCGCCGAGCTTTCCGGTGTGCCCAACCTTCTCTTCCGCCGCAATTCCACCACCGGCGCCGTGGAGGTCCTCCCCCGCCAGGGCCAGACGGTGGAACTGAACGACGCGCTCCACGCCAACTGATTCCACGGTGGCACGCAGACGCGGCCTCCGCCGACTCGCTGTCCTGGTGCTCGTCCTGGTCCTGGTAGCCGGCGGCATCTACTCTGCAGTGTTTTTTGTGCAGCGCTCCGAAACCCTCGTTTCTGAGCGCTGCACGGCTGTGGTGGGCGACAGGAAGGCCGAACTCGCTCCGGACCAGGCCGTTTATGCATCATTGATCACCGCTGTCGCGGTGCAGCGCGGCTTGCCGCCCCGGGCCGCCAGCATCGCGCTGGCCACTGCCATGCAGGAATCGAAGCTGCGCAACATCGGCCACGGCGACCAGGCGGGGCCGGACTCGCGCGGCCTGTTCCAGCAGCGGCCGTCACAGGGCTGGGGCACCGAAGCCCAGGTCATGGACCCCTACTACGCCGTCAACGCGTTCTACGACGCCCTGGTGAAGGTGCCGGGCTACGAAACCCTCGAGATTACGGACGCGGCCCAGCGGGTGCAGCGCTCCGCATTCCCCACCGCCTACGCCGAACACGAAGACATGGGCCGCTCTTTCGCGTCCGGGCTGTCAGGCCAGACGCCCGAAGCCGTGCAGTGCACGCTCCGTACGGCGGGCGACGCAGGTGACACGGACGCGGTCCTGGCCGAACTCGGCCGCGCTTACGGAGCCCTGCCGGCCACGGACGAGGGGCAAACCCTGGTGGTGGAGGCCACCGGCACCGCGGCGTGGTCGGTGGCCCAATGGGCCGTGGCCAACGCCAAGGACCTCGACGTTGTCCGGGTGGACATCGCCGGCCGGAGCTGGGACCGCGACGAGCGCACCGGTTGGCAGGAGTCGGACGCGGCCGAAGGCCAGGTGCGCATCACGGTATCCCAGGCCTCCTCCGGCGCCTAAGCCCCGGCAGCGGATCAGACGAGGATTTCCACCACCGGCTGCACGTAACTGCGGAACAGCTCCGGTTCGCCCATCAGCTGCTGGCTCATAATGATCTTGTCCGGCTCCAGGTACCACGCACGGTGTTCGTTGAGCGGCAACTCAATGATGGACAGCTTGAAGTCCCGCGAATCGCGGCCCACCTCCATCAGCCGGTCATCCACCATATCGGTCAGCAGGTGGTCAGCGCCGTTGGCCTCCCGTTCCGCTTCCAGCTCGGCATACTCGCTCCGCCGTTCCCTGGCCCAGGACAGGGCGGAGCCGAAGTGTGCCTGCAGGACCCGCTGGAGGGCCGGGGAGTTGCCGAAAGCCTCGAAGTCCGGCGGCGAGAGGTCCGGAGAGGTGTGCGGGTAAGCCTTGAGCAGTTGTTCCCACCAGGCTTCCCACTCCGTTTTCAGAGCACCCAGGCCGCCCACATCGGCGGTGAGGTGGCTGTGGTCGGCGGGGCGGACTTTGGGCCTGGCGTGCGAGAGCGCAGGGTGGCCGGCTCCGTTCAATCCTGCGGTATCGCGGAGATAGAGCGCGATCATCATGGGCCCCGACGTGTCCGTGGTGATCTGCCACCTGGAACCGCTTGCCTGCTGCATCCGAAGTCCTTCCTGGAGTACTTCCCTGCCCGGGCCGCCGGCACCATCCGCCAGCAGCCCCGGTTCCCAGTCTATTCCCGGTTCCACCCCACGTTAATGTCCTTCAGCGACCCAGTCCGTCAAGATGGCGTTCCAGCACGCCGCTGCACATATCCGCGGTCATCCAGGCGGGCTGCAGCAGTGCGTGCATGCCCAGGCCATCAAGGGTCGCCAGCAGCCGCTCAGCCTCAATCACCAGGTTCTCCTGGGGTTCGTCCGCGGGCATCAGTCCGGCTACTACCTGGCCGGCGATGACCGCCACCTGCCGGTGGCTGCGGTCCGCCTCAGGGGCAAAGAAAGGCTTGATCCGGGCGGCACTCCTGAAGGCCATCAGGGCACAGATCTCCACGGCCCGCTCTTCGTCCAGCGGCAGCATTCCGCCCAGCAGTGTTAATACAGCCTGGCGGTGGGCCGCGCTGCCGGGAAGTGCGGCATCCATGGCGGGGAGCATGGACTGGAGCCGCGCCACCACCCGGTCCACAACGCTGGCAAAGGAGAACGCGAGAAGCTCGTCGCTGCCTGCGAAGTAGTGGCGGACGGACCCGACAGCGAGCCCTGCCTCGTCTGCCACCTCCCGCAGTGAAGCCCGTTCCAGGCCGTCGACGGCAATAATGCGCAGGACGGCGTCTACTACATCCCGGCGCCGGGCATCCGGGTCAACAATTTTGGGCATCCTTATTATTTAGCACACTTGTGCTCCAAAGACGGGACCGGCACCCTGCCCGGCATCCGGAACGCGGCGGCAGACGGGGGCTGCGTTGGATAGGGTTGAGGCATGAAAATTCTGGTTACGGGGGGCACCGGCTACATCGGTTCCCACACTGTCCTTTCCCTGCAGGAAGCCGGCCACGACGTGGTCGTCATCGACAACCTGGTCAACTCCAGCGAAGAGTCCCTGCGGCGCGTTGCCGAACTCAGCGGAAAGGAAGCGGAGTTCCACAACGTGGACCTGGTGGATGAAGCCGCGGTGGAGCAGGTCTTCGCCGGCGCGGGCATCGACGCCGTCATCCACTTCGCCGGGCTCAAGGCCGTGGGTGAATCCGTCCGGGAACCGCTGAAGTACTACTACAACAACCTGGTGGGCACGCTGAACCTGATCCGCGTCATGGACCGCCATGACGTCCGGTCCTTCGTGTTCAGCTCGTCGGCCACAGTCTATGGCGAGCACAACCCCATCCCCTACGTGGAAAAGATGGAGATCGGCGCGAACAACCCCTACGGCCGCACCAAGGAACAGATCGAGGACATCCTCTCGGACCTCGGCGATGCCGATCCCCGCTGGCACATCGCACTGCTGCGCTACTTCAATCCGGTGGGCGCGCACCCGTCGGGCAGGATCGGCGAGGACCCGCAGGGCATCCCGAACAACCTCGTGCCGTTCATCGCCCAGGTGGCGGTGGGACGCCGCGAGAAGCTGATGGTCTTCGGCGGCGACTACGACACACCCGACGGTACCTGCCTCCGCGACTACATCCACGTGGAAGACCTCGCCGAGGGGCACGTCGCGGCCCTGAACTACGTGGCAGGCCGTGCCGGCGTTTTCCGCTGGAACCTGGGCTCCGGCAGGGGCTCCTCGGTACTTGAAGTCCTCCGCTCCTTCGAAAAGGCTGTAGGTGAGCCCATCCCCTACGAAATCACGGAGCGCCGCGCCGGCGACCTGCCCGCGTTCTGGGCTGACGCCGCTTCCGCACTGGCAGACCTGGGCTGGTCCACCACCAAGACCGTGGACCAGATGTGCGAGGACCACTGGCGCTGGCAGAAAAACAACCCGCAGGGCTACGCCTCCTGACGCCAGTCGGTGGTTGAGCTTGTCGAAACCCGGGTTTCGGCAAGCTCTGCCGCCGGACCAAACGCGAAACGGCCGCCCACCTTTGGAAGGTGGGCGGCCGCCGTCGTAATAACTGCCGTGCGGGCGGAATTACCGGACCGGGTAGTCGCGCTCCGGTTCGCCGATGTAGAGCTGGCGCGGGCGGCCGATCTTGGTGTTGGGGTCGCTGATCATTTCACGCCACTGGGCAATCCAGCCGGGGAGGCGGCCGATGGCGAACAGCACGGTGAACATCTTCTCCGGGAAGCCCATGGCCTTGTAGATCAGGCCGGTGTAGAAGTCCACGTTCGGGTAGAGCTTGCGCTGGATGAAGTAGTCATCGCTGAGCGCCTTCTCTTCGAGGCGGAGGGCAATGTCCAGCAGTTCGTCGTTGCCGCCGAGCTTGGTGAGGATCTCGTGGGCCGTTGCCTTGACGATCTTGGCACGGGGATCGTAGTTCTTGTAGACGCGGTGCCCGAAGCCCATGAGCCGGACGCCGTCTTCCTTGTTCTTGACCTTCTCCATGTAATCCTCGGGCTTGAGGCCCTCGGCCTGGATCTGGCGCAGCATCTTGAGCACGGCCTCGTTGGCGCCGCCGTGGGCGGGGCCGAACAGGGCGTTGATGCCGGCAGAGACGGAGGCGAACAGGTTGGCGTTGGACGAGCCCACCAGGCGCACCGTTGACGTGGAGCAGTTCTGCTCGTGATCCGCGTGCAGGATGAGGAGCAGGTCCAGGGCCTTGGCCACCACCGGGTCAACCTCGTACTGCTCGGCCGGAAGCCCGAAGCTCAGGCGGAGGAAGTTCTCCACCAGGTTGTGGGAGTTGTCCGGGTACAGCATGGGCTGACCGATGGACTTCTTGTGCGCGTACGCAGCGATGACCGGCAGCTTGGCCATGAGGCGGATAGTGGAAACTTCCACCTGCTCGGCGTTGAACGGGTCCAGCGAGTCCTGGTAGAACGTGGACAGCGCGGACACGGCCGAGGACAGCACGGGCATGGGGTGCGCGTCGCGGGGGAACCCGCCGAAGAAGCCCTTCAGCTCCTCATGCAGGAGGGTGTGGCGCCGGATCTTCTGGTCGAACTCGTCCAGTTCCGTGGGCGTGGGGAGGTTGCCGTAAATCAGGAGGTAGGACACCTCAAGGAAACTGGAGTGCTGCGCTAGCTGCTCGATGGGGTACCCGCGGTAGCGCAGGATGCCCGCATCGCCATCGATGTAGGTGATCGCGGACGTGGTTGCCGCGGTGTTCATGAAGCCGGGGTCGAAGGTGACTGCGCCCGTCTGCTTCAGCAGCTTGGAAACGTCGTAGCCTTCGTTTCCTTCAATAACCTGGATGCGCGGCAGCTTGAGCTCTCCGCCTGCGTGAAGCAGGGTGGCCGCGTTGTTGGTCTCAGTCATGGAGTCCCCTTCATGAGGCGTCTCGGCCTCTGTCGAAAGCTTGATCCAACATCAGGTGAGCCGCGCACTTGAGCCTGAGAAGACAGGATCCAACACCCGGACTGCCTTCTTGTAGAAAGCCACCATTGATAGTCACTTAAAAACTACCGCCAGTTGGGCACGTGTCACTAATCCGGGTCGGCGCAAAGACCCCTAAAATGCGGGCAGTGTGTTGCGAGTCACATGATTGTTACGGGATCACGCAGGTGTTCAGGACAACCGTTCCACAGCCGCGCCGATCCGTTCGTCGGAGCCCGTCAGTGCGACGCGGACGAACCCGTTGCCGGCTTCCCCGTAGAACACCCCAGGACCCACCACGATGCCGCGATCGGCAAGGCGGGCAACGGTATCCCAGGTGCCCTCCCCTGCCGAGCTCCAGAGGTAGAGGCCGGCGTCGGAATCCTTGATCTCCAGGCCGAACCCGCGCAGGGCGGGTACCAGCTGCTCGCGGCGTGCGCGGTAGAGGTCCTTCTGGGCCTCCACGTGGGTATCGTCGCCGAGCGCCACCCGCATGGCCTCCTGAACCGGGAACGGAACAATCATTCCGGCGTGCTTGCGGCTGTTGACCAGGTTGGGCATCAGCGCCGGGTCACCGGCTACGAATGCCGCCCGGTAGCCGGCCACGTTCGACTGCTTGCTCAGCGAGTAGACCGCCAGCAGGCCTTCGTGGGACCCACCGGCCACACGCGGATCCAGGATGCTGGGGACGGGCTGGCCGCCGCGCTGGACGTCCCAATCGCCCCAGCCGAGTTCTGCATAGCATTCGTCGGAGGCCACCACGGCGCCGAGCTCCCGTGCCTGGACCACAAGTGCCCTCAGCGATTCGACGTCCCGCACGCTTCCGGTGGGATTGCCCGGGGAATTGACCCAGATGAGGCGCACGCGGGAGCGGACGGCGTCGTCGAGCTCGTCCAGATTGTCCGTGGCCACGGAGGTGACGCCGCCGAACGTGGCGCCGATATCGTACGTGGGGTAGGCCACCTTGGGACGCACGACGATGTCTCCCGGCTTCAGGCCCAGCAGCAGCGGGAGCCACGCAACAAGTTCCTTCGAACCTACCGTGGGCATGATGTTTCGCGGGTCCAGGCCGGATACCCCGCGGCGGCGCTCGAACCAGCCGGCGATGGCGTCGCGGAGCGCGGGAGTTCCGTGCACCGTGGGATAGCCCGGTGCATTGGCTGCAGCCGTCAGCGCGTCCTGGATGATGGCAGGCGTGGGATCCACCGGCGTTCCGATGGACAGGTTAACTGCCCCGCCCGGGTGCTCGGAGGCCTTCGCCAGGTACGGCGCCATGGCCTCCCACGGGTAGTCGGGCAGGTCCAGGCCGAAAGTGCGCAGTGCAGCGGTCACCGTTACGCCCGTATCAGTGGTCTTGGTTCTGCGGGGGCAGCGCGGCGATCATCGGGTGGTCCTTGCCCGTGTTGCCGATCTTCGCGGCTCCGCCCGGCGAGCCGAGGTCGTCGAAGAACTCGACGTTTGCCTTGTAGTAGTCAGCCCACTCGTCCGGGGTGTCATCCTCGTAGTAGATGGCTTCCACGGGGCACACCGGTTCACACGCGCCGCAGTCGACGCATTCGTCCGGATGGATGTACAGCGAACGCTCGCCCTCATAGATGCAGTCGACCGGGCATTCCTCGATGCATGCCTTGTCCTTGACATCTACACACGGCTGCGCGATTACGTACGTCACGTCCCTGGCCTCTCCACGTTGGTTCCGGCATCCCGCCGGCTCTTTCGCCCGGCGCGGCCGGACTATTGACATCTGAGCCTATTATCTCCCACGCCGTTCCCGCGAACCTAGCCGGGCCTCCTAGTATGAAGTGGTGACGCTGCCCACCCCCGCTCCCGCCGGTTTCCTGTCCGCTGCCACCCCCGGAACCCGCGTCGTAGTGCGGTACCGGATCGAGGGGGGCTTCACTGACGCGCTGGGCCACCTTGTCTCGTGCGACGGTTGTGCGTGCACCGTACGGACGCGGCAGGCCGACGTCGTCATCCCCCTCGCTGCCGTGGTGGCGGCTAAGGAGGTCCCGCCCGCTCCGGAACGGCGCCGCCCGCGGGCCTGAACTGCAAACCGGTTAAACGCGGAATGCCGCCGGCATGGAGCCAGCGGCATTCTGCGTTGTTGCGGTGTGTTACGACTTCGCGCGGGCGCGGGCGGCCTTGGCACGCTCGTTGGTGTCCAGGATGACCTTGCGGATGCGGATGGCATCCGGGGTCACCTCAACGCACTCGTCCTCGCGGGCGAACTCGAGGGATTCCTCGAGGGTGAGCTCGCGCGGCGGCGTCAGGTTCTCGAACGAATCCGAGGAAGCGGCACGCATGTTGGTGAGCTTCTTTTCCTTGGTGATGTTGACGTCCATGTCGTCGGCGCGGGAGTTCTCGCCGACGATCATGCCCTCGTACACCTCGGAGGTGGGCTTCACGAAGAAGGAGCCACGTTCCTGCAGGTTGATCATGGCGAACGGGGTGACCACACCGGCCCGGTCAGCAACCATTGAACCGTTGGTGCGGTACTCGATGGGGCCGGCCCACGGCTCGTAGCCTTCGGAGATGGAGGCCGCGATGCCGGCGCCGCGGGTGTCGGTCAGGAACCGGGTACGGAAACCGATCAGGCCACGGGCCGGAACGATGAACTCCATGCGGCACCAGCCGGTGCCGTGGTTGGCCATGTTGGTCATGCGGCCCTTGCGGGCAGCCATCAGCTGGG from Pseudarthrobacter chlorophenolicus A6 encodes:
- the dapC gene encoding succinyldiaminopimelate transaminase — encoded protein: MTAALRTFGLDLPDYPWEAMAPYLAKASEHPGGAVNLSIGTPVDPTPAIIQDALTAAANAPGYPTVHGTPALRDAIAGWFERRRGVSGLDPRNIMPTVGSKELVAWLPLLLGLKPGDIVVRPKVAYPTYDIGATFGGVTSVATDNLDELDDAVRSRVRLIWVNSPGNPTGSVRDVESLRALVVQARELGAVVASDECYAELGWGDWDVQRGGQPVPSILDPRVAGGSHEGLLAVYSLSKQSNVAGYRAAFVAGDPALMPNLVNSRKHAGMIVPFPVQEAMRVALGDDTHVEAQKDLYRARREQLVPALRGFGLEIKDSDAGLYLWSSAGEGTWDTVARLADRGIVVGPGVFYGEAGNGFVRVALTGSDERIGAAVERLS
- the dapE gene encoding succinyl-diaminopimelate desuccinylase codes for the protein MTAEPTPHSSVSALDLRQDVALLTAAVMDINSVSGKEKELADAVEAALAVIPQLTVVRDGDSIIARTELGKAERVILAGHLDTVPLPLTEGSKGTVPSTWESGVPGEGVLYGRGATDMKGGVAVQLALAATMFDDGAQPQRDVTFVFYDHEEVEAVKSGLGRLVRNHGHLLDGDFAILLEPTHGTVEGGCNGTSRFEATTVGEAAHSARAWMGSNAIHAAAPILARLAAYEPQTVNVDGLDYRESLNAVKINGGTAGNVIPDRCVVEINYRFAPDKSPDEAEAVVRNLLEGFEVVRIDAAAGARPGLNHPAAASFVAAVGAEPKPKYGWTDVARFSELGIPAVNFGPGDPLLAHKDNEHVDAEAIRECLRALRNWLQG
- the dapD gene encoding 2,3,4,5-tetrahydropyridine-2,6-dicarboxylate N-succinyltransferase; the encoded protein is MTETASSAVPETLNDTTDSRSAHGFGVATIARASSDGSAEATVLDVWFPAPSLGVAADNLRSVEHADPVLTQIAESGADEDRGTEQKVVFVQINLDEAPADTADAYLRLHLLSHRLVRPNSINLDGIFGKLPNVVWTNFGPAAVEGFELTRARLRRRGAVTVYGVDKFPRMVDYVVPAGVRIADADRVRLGAHLAAGTTVMHEGFVNFNAGTLGTSMVEGRISAGVVTGDGSDVGGGASIMGTLSGGGKEKITIGERVLLGANSGVGISIGDDSVVEAGLYVTAGTRVRVPGPKDEVGEDTTKIVKAAELSGVPNLLFRRNSTTGAVEVLPRQGQTVELNDALHAN
- a CDS encoding citrate synthase; this translates as MTETNNAATLLHAGGELKLPRIQVIEGNEGYDVSKLLKQTGAVTFDPGFMNTAATTSAITYIDGDAGILRYRGYPIEQLAQHSSFLEVSYLLIYGNLPTPTELDEFDQKIRRHTLLHEELKGFFGGFPRDAHPMPVLSSAVSALSTFYQDSLDPFNAEQVEVSTIRLMAKLPVIAAYAHKKSIGQPMLYPDNSHNLVENFLRLSFGLPAEQYEVDPVVAKALDLLLILHADHEQNCSTSTVRLVGSSNANLFASVSAGINALFGPAHGGANEAVLKMLRQIQAEGLKPEDYMEKVKNKEDGVRLMGFGHRVYKNYDPRAKIVKATAHEILTKLGGNDELLDIALRLEEKALSDDYFIQRKLYPNVDFYTGLIYKAMGFPEKMFTVLFAIGRLPGWIAQWREMISDPNTKIGRPRQLYIGEPERDYPVR
- a CDS encoding TetR/AcrR family transcriptional regulator — protein: MPKIVDPDARRRDVVDAVLRIIAVDGLERASLREVADEAGLAVGSVRHYFAGSDELLAFSFASVVDRVVARLQSMLPAMDAALPGSAAHRQAVLTLLGGMLPLDEERAVEICALMAFRSAARIKPFFAPEADRSHRQVAVIAGQVVAGLMPADEPQENLVIEAERLLATLDGLGMHALLQPAWMTADMCSGVLERHLDGLGR
- a CDS encoding putative acetyltransferase → MTLPTPAPAGFLSAATPGTRVVVRYRIEGGFTDALGHLVSCDGCACTVRTRQADVVIPLAAVVAAKEVPPAPERRRPRA
- the fdxA gene encoding ferredoxin yields the protein MTYVIAQPCVDVKDKACIEECPVDCIYEGERSLYIHPDECVDCGACEPVCPVEAIYYEDDTPDEWADYYKANVEFFDDLGSPGGAAKIGNTGKDHPMIAALPPQNQDH
- the galE gene encoding UDP-glucose 4-epimerase GalE, giving the protein MKILVTGGTGYIGSHTVLSLQEAGHDVVVIDNLVNSSEESLRRVAELSGKEAEFHNVDLVDEAAVEQVFAGAGIDAVIHFAGLKAVGESVREPLKYYYNNLVGTLNLIRVMDRHDVRSFVFSSSATVYGEHNPIPYVEKMEIGANNPYGRTKEQIEDILSDLGDADPRWHIALLRYFNPVGAHPSGRIGEDPQGIPNNLVPFIAQVAVGRREKLMVFGGDYDTPDGTCLRDYIHVEDLAEGHVAALNYVAGRAGVFRWNLGSGRGSSVLEVLRSFEKAVGEPIPYEITERRAGDLPAFWADAASALADLGWSTTKTVDQMCEDHWRWQKNNPQGYAS
- a CDS encoding amino acid ABC transporter permease gives rise to the protein MSSVLYDVPGPKARRISLIASIAGAVLILGLVAWIVMILAQQGIFEGRRWQIFTRADVWRLLGNGLGATLSAAALAAVIAFPLGLALCLLRIADSPIIRIPVRVVLEFLRGMPVVLMMLFVLLGFGTSPFIAVVTGLVLYNAAVFAEIIRAGISSLPKGQREAGLAIGLTSYRSRMLIELPQAIRRMMPSLVAQMVVLLKDTSLGYIVAYGELLRAVQVMADFLGNAFLFPVFFVAAAIYIAINILVSRLAVWIERRGSKKAAGGTAKAEPAAVEAGAP